From Trichomycterus rosablanca isolate fTriRos1 chromosome 18, fTriRos1.hap1, whole genome shotgun sequence, the proteins below share one genomic window:
- the carm1l gene encoding histone-arginine methyltransferase CARM1: MMSSSVEQSCFSVSLSFLKGDDTDTELLVSTQRQHQDLTLRLSRDALDISVTVEDGDGVCVYKFFITRETECCRVGTQCFLITTNCVSILLQFKTQKEFQTFHRMIKLWTDCGRELSAFDQRTDNSSALQYFQFYGSLLQQQNMLQDYLRTATYQKAILQNEIDFRDKVVLDVGCGTGILSFFAVQAGAKKVYAVEASSVAKCAEVLVKSNGMSDRIIVLSGKIEEVSCPEKVDVIISEPIGYMLLNERMLESYLHSKKCLKPKGMMFPSFSDIHLAPFTDEQLYLEHNARSNFWLQTSFYGVNLSGLHPAAMNEFYKQPIVDTFDMHILMARTVKYTINFLEAKEEDLHRMEIPFAFKLLQSGLIHGLAFWFDVAFVGSKTTVWLSTAPHEPLSHWYQVRCLLQTPLFAKVGQTLSGRVLLIANKRQSYDIHITAGVDESGFRSGNTLDLKNPFFR; this comes from the exons ATGATGAGCAGCAGTGTGGAACAGAGCTGCTTCTCCGTTTCTCTAAGCTTCCTGAAGGGCGATGACACCGACACAGAACTGCTGGTGTCCACACAAAGACAACATCAGGATCTCACCCTGCGACTTAGCAGAGACGCATTGGACATCAGTGTCACTGTGGAAGACG GTGATGGAGTGTGTGTCTATAAGTTCTTTATTACAAGGGAAACTGAGTGCTGTCGAGTTGGGACTCAGTGCTTCCTCATTACCACAAACTGTGTGAGCATCCTGCTACAGTTCAAGACACAAAAAG AGTTTCAGACCTTTCATAGAATGATAAAATTGTGGACTGACTGTGGGAGAGAGCTGTCAGCATTCGATCAGAGGACAGACAACTCATCTGCCCTTCAATACTTTCAG ttTTATGGCAGTCTGTTACAGCAACAGAACATGCTTCAGGATTACCTAAGAACAGCGACTTACCAAAAAGCCATTCTACAGAATGAAATCGACTTCAGAGATAAA GTGGTGCTTGATGTGGGCTGTGGAACTGGCATATTGTCCTTTTTTGCAGTCCAGGCTGGAGCCAAGAAAGTGTACGCAGTGGAGGCCAGCTCTGTGGCCAAATGTGCAGAG GTACTGGTGAAGAGTAATGGTATGTCTGACAGAATCATTGTGCTTTCTGGAAAAATTGAGGAGGTTTCCTGTCCTGAGAAGGTGGACGTTATTATCTCTGAACCTATCGGCTACATGCTGCTCAATGAGAGGATGCTGGAGAGTTATCTGCACTCTAAAAAATGTCTGAAACCAAAAG GTATGATGTTCCCCAGCTTTAGTGACATCCATCTGGCTCCATTTACAGATGAGCAGCTTTACCTGGAGCACAATGCACGGTCCAACTTCTG GCTTCAGACGTCATTTTATGGGGTTAATCTGAGTGGACTCCATCCTGCAGCCATGAATGAATTCTACAAACAGCCAATTGtg GACACGTTTGATATGCACATTCTGATGGCCAGAACTGTAAAATACACCATCAATTTCTTGGAAGCAAAAGAAGAAGATTTGCatag GATGGAAATTCCATTCGCCTTCAAGCTGTTGCAGTCCGGACTGATTCATGGTCTGGCGTTTTGGTTTGATGTGGCATTTGTAGGATCAAA GACAACAGTATGGCTGTCCACTGCCCCACATGAGCCTCTGTCCCACTGGTACCAAGTGCGGTGTTTACTACAGACTCCTTTGTTTGCCAAAGTAGGACAGACATTATCGGGACGGGTTCTACTGATTGCCAACAAGAG GCAGAGTTATGACATTCACATTACAGCTGGAGTGGATGAGTCAGGCTTTAGATCTGGTAACACACTGGATCTCAAAAATCCATTCTTCAGGTAA
- the pum3 gene encoding pumilio homolog 3 isoform X2 produces the protein MESKPRKKSFNPKDGKKPGFKGKGKPEGRPPGKRPFKPHNLDNKETFKKTGGKFEGKPGKRPFKPQNSDKLKTGGRGGAQKFLKQKPTDGKFTKKRKLSESELNSEEGSEEKKPKWNEFKQKKKELKQNRQQSDKKESYHIVSRAKQVWELVRRKDCDKQKRIKLMKELQELVRGKVKTIAFAHDSTRVLQCFIQFGSDKQRQAVFDELKEHMVELSKSKYARNIVKKFLMYGNKEQVAEVMMSFKANVRKMLRHSEASSVVEYAYNDKAILSQRLMLTEELYGNTFQVCKSAVCPTLEKVLESHPEKLESIMEEMKQILTPMAQKEAVIKHSLVHKVFLDFFLHAPAKQRTEMIESIRESVVYMSHTHDGARVAMHCLWHGTAKDRKVIVKTMKTYMAKFATGEYGHLVLLAAFDCIDDTKLIKQAILSELLSSLAEVIGNKYGKKVMLYLLSPRDPAHLLPEIVQLLEKGDGNAHSKKDVAVRRKELLEAVSHPLLQYLCENTPSMVMDKASSVVVSNILGAAVGDLRPAMEAVARLAAEDFVAGGVDGQLHIAEHPAGHLVLKWLIEQDAKMQAAEREERFSRVLLETVDVEKLKTWASTNRGAIVLCCLLQCADTGVAEEVKAALQSIRGDLKKIKNFKGVEALLEKLA, from the exons ATGGAGTCCAAACCAAGAAAGAAATCATTTAACCCGAAGGATGGAAAGAAACCTGGATTTAAAGGAAAAG GAAAACCTGAAGGAAGACCACCAGGTAAACGGCCCTTTAAACCTCACAACTTGGACAACAAGGAGACTTTTAAAAAAACAGGAGGCAAATTTGAGGGTAAACCAGGTAAACGGCCCTTTAAACCTCAGAATTCAGATAAACTAAAGACTGGTGGAAGAGGAGGAGCACAGAAATTTTTGAAGCAAAAACCAACAGATGGAAAGTTCACAAAGAAGAGAAAACTTTCTGAAAGTGAATTAAACTCGGAGGAGG gttCTGAAGAAAAGAAACCTAAATGGAATGAGTTCAAACAGAAGAAGAAAGAATTAAAACAGAATCGACAGCAGAGTGATAAAAAGGAGTCGTACCACATTGTGAGCAGAGCCAAACAAGTGTGGGAACTCGTCAGAAG AAAAGACTGTGACAAGCAAAAACGAATAAAGTTGATGAAAGAACTGCAGGAGCTTGTACGAGGCAAAGTGAAGACT ATTGCATTTGCTCATGACTCGACACGAGTGCTTCAGTGCTTTATCCAGTTTGGAAGTGATAAGCAAAGACAAGCGGTATTTGATGAACTGAAAG aGCACATGGTGGAGCTGAGTAAATCTAAATATGCTAGAAACATTGTGAAGAAATTCCTAATGTATGG GAACAAGGAACAAGTAGCAGAGGTGATGATGTCATTTAAAGCGAACGTCCGGAAAATGCTGAGACATTCTGAGGCTTCGTCAGTGGTTGAGTACGCGTATAATGACAAGGCCATCCTTTCCCAGAGACTCATGCTCACAGAGGAACTGTATGGCAACACGTTTCAAGTCTGCAAG TCTGCAGTGTGTCCCACATTAGAGAAAGTTCTGGAGAGTCATCCAGAAAAACTTGAGAGCATTATGGAAGAAATGAAACAGATCCTTACTCCTATGGCCCAGAA AGAAGCTGTAATTAAACATTCACTTGTTCACAAAGTTTTCCTCGACTTCTTCCTTCACGCACCTGCTAAACAGAGAACA GAAATGATCGAGTCCATCAGGGAGTCGGTGGTTTACATGTCGCACACACATGATGGAGCGCGTGTAGCTATGCACTGTCTGTGGCACGGCACTGCCAAG gatAGGAAAGTTATCGTGAAAACCATGAAGACATACATGGCCAAGTTTGCAACA GGGGAGTATGGACACCTTGTATTACTTGCTGCCTTCGATTGTATTGATGACACCAAACTCATAAAGCAAGCTATATTATCA GAGCTGTTGAGTTCGTTGGCAGAGGTGATCGGTAATAAATATGGTAAGAAGGTGATGCTGTATCTGCTTAGCCCTCGAGACCCAGCTCACTTGTTACCTGAGATTGTTCAGCTGCTTGAGAAGGGTGATGGAAATGCACACAG tAAAAAGGATGTGGCAGTACGGAGAAAGGAGCTGTTGGAGGCCGTGTCTCATCCTCTGCTACAGTACCTGTGTGAAAACACCCCCTCCATGGTGATGGATAAAGCCAGCAGTGTAGTAGTCAGCAACATTCTTGGAGCTGCAGTCGGTGACCTCCGCCCTGCCATGGAGGCTGTGGCCAGACTGGCAGCTGAAGACTTTGTGGCTGGTGGTGTGGATGGACag CTGCACATAGCGGAGCATCCTGCAGGCCATCTGGTACTGAAATGGCTGATTGAACAGGACGCTAAGATGCAGGCAGCCGAGCGAGAAG AACGTTTCTCACGGGTTCTGCTGGAGACGGTGGATGTAGAGAAGCTCAAGACTTGGGCATCAACCAACCGTGGAGCCATTGTGCTGTGCTG TCTCCTTCAGTGTGCAGACACAGGTGTTGCAGAGGAAGTTAAAGCTGCTTTACAGTCCATTCGTGGTGACTTAAAGAAAATCAAAAACTTTAAAGGAGTAGAGGCTCTGCTGGAAAAACTGGCATGA
- the pum3 gene encoding pumilio homolog 3 isoform X1 → MESKPRKKSFNPKDGKKPGFKGKGKPEGRPPGKRPFKPHNLDNKETFKKTGGKFEGKPGKRPFKPQNSDKLKTGGRGGAQKFLKQKPTDGKFTKKRKLSESELNSEEGSEEKKPKWNEFKQKKKELKQNRQQSDKKESYHIVSRAKQVWELVRRKDCDKQKRIKLMKELQELVRGKVKTIAFAHDSTRVLQCFIQFGSDKQRQAVFDELKEHMVELSKSKYARNIVKKFLMYGYLCSVRNKEQVAEVMMSFKANVRKMLRHSEASSVVEYAYNDKAILSQRLMLTEELYGNTFQVCKSAVCPTLEKVLESHPEKLESIMEEMKQILTPMAQKEAVIKHSLVHKVFLDFFLHAPAKQRTEMIESIRESVVYMSHTHDGARVAMHCLWHGTAKDRKVIVKTMKTYMAKFATGEYGHLVLLAAFDCIDDTKLIKQAILSELLSSLAEVIGNKYGKKVMLYLLSPRDPAHLLPEIVQLLEKGDGNAHSKKDVAVRRKELLEAVSHPLLQYLCENTPSMVMDKASSVVVSNILGAAVGDLRPAMEAVARLAAEDFVAGGVDGQLHIAEHPAGHLVLKWLIEQDAKMQAAEREERFSRVLLETVDVEKLKTWASTNRGAIVLCCLLQCADTGVAEEVKAALQSIRGDLKKIKNFKGVEALLEKLA, encoded by the exons ATGGAGTCCAAACCAAGAAAGAAATCATTTAACCCGAAGGATGGAAAGAAACCTGGATTTAAAGGAAAAG GAAAACCTGAAGGAAGACCACCAGGTAAACGGCCCTTTAAACCTCACAACTTGGACAACAAGGAGACTTTTAAAAAAACAGGAGGCAAATTTGAGGGTAAACCAGGTAAACGGCCCTTTAAACCTCAGAATTCAGATAAACTAAAGACTGGTGGAAGAGGAGGAGCACAGAAATTTTTGAAGCAAAAACCAACAGATGGAAAGTTCACAAAGAAGAGAAAACTTTCTGAAAGTGAATTAAACTCGGAGGAGG gttCTGAAGAAAAGAAACCTAAATGGAATGAGTTCAAACAGAAGAAGAAAGAATTAAAACAGAATCGACAGCAGAGTGATAAAAAGGAGTCGTACCACATTGTGAGCAGAGCCAAACAAGTGTGGGAACTCGTCAGAAG AAAAGACTGTGACAAGCAAAAACGAATAAAGTTGATGAAAGAACTGCAGGAGCTTGTACGAGGCAAAGTGAAGACT ATTGCATTTGCTCATGACTCGACACGAGTGCTTCAGTGCTTTATCCAGTTTGGAAGTGATAAGCAAAGACAAGCGGTATTTGATGAACTGAAAG aGCACATGGTGGAGCTGAGTAAATCTAAATATGCTAGAAACATTGTGAAGAAATTCCTAATGTATGG CTATCTGTGCTCCGTCAGGAACAAGGAACAAGTAGCAGAGGTGATGATGTCATTTAAAGCGAACGTCCGGAAAATGCTGAGACATTCTGAGGCTTCGTCAGTGGTTGAGTACGCGTATAATGACAAGGCCATCCTTTCCCAGAGACTCATGCTCACAGAGGAACTGTATGGCAACACGTTTCAAGTCTGCAAG TCTGCAGTGTGTCCCACATTAGAGAAAGTTCTGGAGAGTCATCCAGAAAAACTTGAGAGCATTATGGAAGAAATGAAACAGATCCTTACTCCTATGGCCCAGAA AGAAGCTGTAATTAAACATTCACTTGTTCACAAAGTTTTCCTCGACTTCTTCCTTCACGCACCTGCTAAACAGAGAACA GAAATGATCGAGTCCATCAGGGAGTCGGTGGTTTACATGTCGCACACACATGATGGAGCGCGTGTAGCTATGCACTGTCTGTGGCACGGCACTGCCAAG gatAGGAAAGTTATCGTGAAAACCATGAAGACATACATGGCCAAGTTTGCAACA GGGGAGTATGGACACCTTGTATTACTTGCTGCCTTCGATTGTATTGATGACACCAAACTCATAAAGCAAGCTATATTATCA GAGCTGTTGAGTTCGTTGGCAGAGGTGATCGGTAATAAATATGGTAAGAAGGTGATGCTGTATCTGCTTAGCCCTCGAGACCCAGCTCACTTGTTACCTGAGATTGTTCAGCTGCTTGAGAAGGGTGATGGAAATGCACACAG tAAAAAGGATGTGGCAGTACGGAGAAAGGAGCTGTTGGAGGCCGTGTCTCATCCTCTGCTACAGTACCTGTGTGAAAACACCCCCTCCATGGTGATGGATAAAGCCAGCAGTGTAGTAGTCAGCAACATTCTTGGAGCTGCAGTCGGTGACCTCCGCCCTGCCATGGAGGCTGTGGCCAGACTGGCAGCTGAAGACTTTGTGGCTGGTGGTGTGGATGGACag CTGCACATAGCGGAGCATCCTGCAGGCCATCTGGTACTGAAATGGCTGATTGAACAGGACGCTAAGATGCAGGCAGCCGAGCGAGAAG AACGTTTCTCACGGGTTCTGCTGGAGACGGTGGATGTAGAGAAGCTCAAGACTTGGGCATCAACCAACCGTGGAGCCATTGTGCTGTGCTG TCTCCTTCAGTGTGCAGACACAGGTGTTGCAGAGGAAGTTAAAGCTGCTTTACAGTCCATTCGTGGTGACTTAAAGAAAATCAAAAACTTTAAAGGAGTAGAGGCTCTGCTGGAAAAACTGGCATGA
- the kcnv2a gene encoding potassium voltage-gated channel subfamily V member 2 translates to MFKQKGRRRSLFPNYKLGGTTLYASDRVDDVEICFVQQNWLKPWNSMQELSRDIYNLDEDYDDDDDDRLVLTSVHTNTASPAKNYMLNINVGGKVYQISYRVAARYPKTRIGRLATYTDHNRKLDLCDDYTVQNNEFFFDRDPDVFHNIFSFYRTGVLWIKDELCPRNFLEEINYWGVRIKNTHRCCRISFEERQDELNEQLKVQRELQAEIEVEENEELFRGMAFGHTRHKIWNLMEKPFSSVTAKLMAVASSFFVLVSLVAMTLNTVKEMQYKMPSGQLSGKTYAEYVETFCIAFFTMEYLLRLVSTPDLKRFGRSMLNAVDLIAILPLYLQMILECFEKEDHLKHGSDIEAVGRVGKVGQVLRIMRLMRIFRILKLARHSTGLRAFGFTLRQCYQQVGCLFLFIAMGIFTFSAMVYTVEHDVHQTNFTSIPHAWWWAAVSISTVGYGDMFPETHLGRIFAFACISFGIILNGMPISILYNKFSDYYSKLKSHEYTSTVKARGKVRFAKRAAKKFAECCDGAKT, encoded by the exons ATGTTCAAGCAAAAGGGCAGGAGGAGAAGTCTCTTCCCCAACTACAAGCTTGGGGGCACAACCCTTTATGCCAGTGATAGAGTGGATGATGTTGAAATTTGCTTTGTCCAACAAAATTGGCTGAAGCCATGGAACTCAATGCAGGAACTCAGTCGAGACATCTATAACCTTGATGAAGactatgatgatgatgacgatgatagACTTGTATTAACATCTGTTCATACAAATACAGCTTCTCCAGCTAAAAACTACATGCTGAACATCAACGTGGGTGGTAAAGTTTACCAGATTTCTTACAGGGTAGCAGCCAGATATCCTAAGACCAGAATTGGCCGCCttgcaacatacactgatcacaACAGAAAGCTGGACCTCTGTGATGATTATACTGTCCAGAACAATGAATTCTTTTTTGACCGAGACCCAGATGTATTTCACAACATCTTCAGTTTCTACCGGACTGGGGTTCTCTGGATAAAAGATGAGTTGTGTCCTCGCAACTTCTTGGAGGAAATCAACTACTGGGGTGTTCGGATCAAAAATACTCATCGTTGTTGCCGCATCTCATTTGAGGAACGCCAAGACGAGCTGAACGAACAGCTGAAAGTCCAGCGGGAACTGCAGGCGGAGATAGAGGTGGAGGAAAATGAAGAGTTGTTTAGAGGAATGGCTTTTGGACATACGCGCCACAAGATCTGGAACCTAATGGAAAAGCCTTTCTCTTCTGTCACAGCCAAGCTCATGGCTGTTGCTTCAAGCTTCTTTGTGTTGGTGTCACTGGTGGCCATGACCCTCAATACAGTAAAGGAGATGCAGTACAAAATGCCAAGTGGCCAGCTAAGTGGAAAAACCTATGCAGAGTATGTGGAGACTTTTTGCATTGCATTTTTTACAATGGAATACTTGCTCCGACTTGTGTCCACTCCAGACCTGAAGCGTTTTGGCAGGAGCATGCTAAATGCTGTCGATTTGATTGCAATCCTCCCTTTGTACCTACAAATGATTCTGGAGTGCTTTGAAAAAGAGGATCATTTAAAACATGGCAGTGACATTGAGGCAGTGGGGCGAGTGGGGAAGGTTGGACAGGTGTTGCGTATCATGCGTCTCATGAGGATCTTCCGTATTCTCAAGTTGGCACGACACTCCACTGGACTGCGAGCATTTGGCTTCACGCTTCGCCAGTGCTATCAGCAAGTGGGCTGCCTCTTCCTCTTCATTGCAATGGGAATTTTTACCTTCTCTGCTATGGTTTACACTGTGGAGCATGATGTCCATCAAACGAACTTCACCAGCATACCTCATGCGTGGTGGTGGGCTGCG GTAAGCATCTCCACTGTGGGCTATGGTGACATGTTCCCAGAGACTCACTTGGGAAGGATTTTTGCATTTGCTTGCATTTCCTTTGGAATAATCCTGAATGGCATGCCAATCTCTATCTTATACAACAAGTTCTCAGACTATTACTCCAAGCTCAAATCCCATGAATACACCTCTACTGTCAAGGCTCGTGGTAAGGTTAGGTTTGCCAAAAGAGCTGCCAAAAAGTTTGCAGAGTGCTGTGATGGAGCCAAAACCTAG